In Orenia marismortui DSM 5156, the sequence TAGAGAATAACTTGAAATTTAAATCTAGACCTTTTTTTGAGGTTAATCCTGAGTTTGATTATCCGATACCTTTTAAGACTAAATTTGAAGGTATATTTGTATTTAAACTAGGCAATATTATGTTTATAGGCCTTAAAGTTAGTTTTATTCAACTAAAAAGGAGGTTAAAAATAAATGGCTGACCATCCAATTGAAACACTAATGTCTACGGCAATGGAGAATATTAAGAACATGGTAGATGTAAATACAATCGTAGGGGATCCAGTAGAGACAAAGGATGGAAGTGTTATAATTCCTGTTTCCAAAGTTAATTTTGGTTTTGGAGCTGGTGGGGCTGAATATTTATTAAAAGAAGAATCTAATAAAGACAAAGAAGATAACAAGTCAAAAGGACCTAGTTTTGGTGGTGGTAGTGGGGCTGGTATAATGTTGCAACCTATTGCTTTTTTAGTAGTAGCAGAGGGGCAAATTAGATTGTTACCAGTTAACAATAATGCTATAGTGGAGCGGTTAATAAATCTTGCTCCTGAACTATTAGAACAATTGAAAGGTTTTAATAAACAAAAAAATAAAGTAAAGAAACAAGAAGAACAAAATGAGGATATTACATTATAAATTTCAAGTGGAGGGAGACCTTCACTTTTCCTTTGATATTATGGAGGTGAAGTTAGCGATGAAACGTTATTTAATTTTTTTGACTTTCTTCTTATTTTTATTAAATAATCAAATAGCTTTAGCTGCTCCTCATGTAACAGCTCAAGCAGCAATTTTAATTGATAAAGAGACAGGGCAGATATTATACCAGAAGAATATCCATCAAAGGCGTGCGCCTGCTAGTACTACCAAAATAATGACAGGAATTTTGGCTATTGAAAATGGAAATTTATCAGACCGGGTTACTGCTAGTACTAAGGCTGCTTATGAAGGTGGATCTTCAATATATTTAAGTCCAAATGAAAGGTTAACTTTAAGAGAGTTAGTTTATGGATTATTGATTAAGTCTGGTAATGATGCAGCAGTAGCAATTGCTGAGTATATAGGTGGAAGTGTAGAGAATTTTGCTAAGATGATGAATAATAAAGCAAGAGAAGTGGGAGCTTTAGATACTGTTTTTAAAAATCCGAATGGATTACCAAAGGAAGGACATTTGACAACTGCTTATGATTTAGCGCAAATTGCTCGTTATGCTTTACATAATAAATTTTTTGCCCAAGTAGTATCAACCCCGAAGAAAAGGATATCATGGCCAGGACATAGTTGGGATCGAATTTTAAATAATACTAACAAATTATTAACAAGGTCAGATATAGTTGATGGGGTTAAGACCGGATATACTCGTGCTGCTGGAAGGTGTTTAGTGGCTTCAGCTACTAAAGATAATAACCAATTAATTAGTGTAGTCTTAAAAAGCGCTGATATTTGGACTGACTCTTTAACTTTATTAAATTATGGTTTTAATAACTACAAAAAGATTCAAGTAATAGATAAAGGTGAATTAGTTCATAAATTAGATATTAATAAAGAAGAGTTGGGATTAATAGCAGCAAAGGAATTTAATTATGTACTAAGTAAAGGTAGTAGCATTAAAATAAAAAAAGTAATTGATATTAAGAAAGATATTAGTCTTCCAATAATAAAAGGAGAACAATTGGGAAAATTATCTATATACAATGAAGATAATGAATTGCTTGATAGAATAGACTTGATTTCAGATGAATTTGTTGGAGATTCATCTATAAATAAATTTTGGAAGATGATAGCCTCAAAAATTCAGATTTATTTTTAACAAGGAAATCTAATAGATTCTATAGAATAAAGTTAATTAATACAATAAAAGAAAGTAAAATTATTTGAGGTGATAGTTAATGGAAAGATTACAAAAGGTAATGGCAAAGGCAGGAGTAGCATCAAGAAGAAAGAGTGAGGAAATAATTAAAGCAGGGAGGGTTAAGGTTAATGATAAGATTGTAACTGAACTAGGGACTAAGGTTGATCCTAGCAAAGATAATATAGAAGTTGATGGTGAAGCAATAACTAAGGAAAAATTAGTTTATATATTATTGAATAAACCGAAAAATTATATTACAACTGTTGATGACCCTAAAGGTAGACAGACAGTATTAGATATAATAAATATCAAGCAAAGAATTTATCCAGTCGGTAGATTAGATTATGATACAGAAGGATTATTATTATTAACTAATGATGGCAAAGTAGCCTATGGATTAACTCATCCAAGCCATCAAGTAAGTAAAAAATACTTAGCAACTGTTCAAGGAGTTCCAAATGATGCTAAATTAAAGGCTTTAGAAAGAGGTATTCAATTATCAGATGGTTGGACAGCTCCAGCTAAAGCTGAGTTGGTTGTAGAATTTAATGATAAGTCTATTGTATCTTTGGAAATTCATGAAGGTAGAAAGCATCAAGTAAAAAGAATGTGTAAATCAGTTGGGCATCCTGTTTTAGAGCTTAAGAGAATTAAGATGGGACCTTTAGAATTAGATGAGGACTTAAAAGTAGGTACCTATAGATTTTTAAATAAAGCTGAAATTAATAAACTTAAGAAGATTGCAAAACAGGTCAAAGAAAATGGCTAAGGATAATTATATAATTCCTATTTTTGTACCTCATTTAGGATGCCCCCATGATTGTGTGTTCTGTAATCAAAGGGAAATTACAGGAGTTAGAACTAGGTTAAGCCAAGATGAAGTTATACATAAAATCGATTCTTATTTATCTACAATACCTAAAACAGCCAAAAAGATAGAGGTTGCCTTTTATGGTGGTAGTTTTACAGGGGTTGATCCTAAGTATCAGATAGAACTGTTATCTGTTGCAAAAGAGAGATTAGTTCAGGGGAGAATTAACGGAATTAGGTTGTCTACTAGACCTGATTATATAAATAATCAAATTTTACTAAGGCTAAAAAAATATGGTGTAACTGCTATAGAATTAGGGGCTCAATCTTTAAAAGATGAAGTTTTAAAAGCGTCAACTAGAGGTCATAGTCGAAGTGATGTGATAAAGGCTGTTAATTTAATTAGAAAATATGACTTTAAATTAGGCTTGCAAATCATGCCTGGTCTGCCTGCTAGTAATTTAGAGTCAGATATAGCAACAGCTAAAGAAATAATTAACTTGAATCCGGATTTTGTTCGAATATATCCTACGTTAGTCATCAAAGGTACCGAATTAGCTGAGTTATACAAGGCTAAGAAATATACTCCCTTAAGCTTAGAAGATGCTGTAGAGATCAGTTCATTATTATTACAATATTTTAAAGAGGCAGGTATAAAAGTAATTAGGATTGGATTACAACCTTCAGAAGGGGTAAATAATGAACAAGTAGTTGCTGGTCCGTTCCATTCTTCTTTTAGACAATTAGTTGAATCTAGATTATTATTAAAAAAAATTGAAGAAAAGATAAAGGTAGACAAAATTAATAGATTAGTATTAGTAGTTAATTCTAAAGATATGTCAAATATTAGAGGTCAAAAAAATAGCAATATTAACTATTTATATGATAAGTATAATTTAGAAGAAATAGATATAAATATAAATGATAATTTGGCAAGGGGAAGCCTGACTATAAATATTGAATAAAAATAATTTTAAATTTATGCATATTATAGCAGTTGATTTATTATATATTAATATAAGAAATACTTAATATGGAAATTAGGGGAGGAAGTAATATGGAAATGTTAAAAGTATCATCAAAATCAAAGCCAAAATCTGTGGCTGGAGCTTTAGCTGCTGTAATAAGAGAAGATGGCAGAGCTGAATTACAAGGTGTTGGTGCTGGAGCTATAAATCAGGCTGTAAAAGCTATTGCTATTGTAAGAGGTTTTATAGCACCAAATGGTGTGGATTTAGTAGCGATTCCTGCATTTTCTGAGATTGAGATTGATGGTCAAGAAAGAACGGCTATTAAATTTATTGTTGAGCCAAGATAGGAAATAAAATAATATAAAGAGTTCTTATAAACCTACCTGCATTTGCAGGTAGGTTTTATTGTCTTATTTATTTTTTCTTCTATTTATGTTAAAATAAAGTTTAGACTTGTTATAAAATCGTAAATTTATGATTAAATTTTGAATATAAGATAATTATTTATAAATTTTTATAACAGTTATCTTTGACAACTCTTTTAGGGGAAGGATGAGTGTTATGTTTCTTAAAAATATAACAATAAAAGGGTTTAAATCCTTTGCTAACAAGGTAAAGGTAGACTTTGAACCTGCAATTACAGGTGTGATTGGGCCTAATGGTAGTGGTAAAAGTAATATCTCAGATGCGATTAGATGGGTTTTAGGGGAGCAAAGTGCTAAAACTCTAAGAGGAGCTAAGATGGAAGATGTTATTTTTGCTGGTAGTAGTAAGAGAAGGGCTTTGGGGATTGCTGAAGTTACATTAACTTTAGATAATCGAGATGGTTCTTTACCAATTGAGTATAAGGAAGTAACTGTTGGCCGAAGAGTTAGCAGAAGTGGTGAGAGTGATTATTTAATAAATAATAATCAGTGCCGATTAAAGGATATTAAAGAGTTATTTATGGATACAGGTGTTGGAAAAGATGCATACTCTATTATTGGACAAGGTAAAGTAGAAACTATTTTAAGCGAAAATTCCACAGATAGAAGAGAGCTTTTTGAAGAAGCAGCAGGTATTAGTAAGCATAAAAGTCGTAAGGAAGAAGCTGAGAAGAAGTTAGACAGTACTGAACAGAAATTACAAAGAATTGAAGATATTGTTAGGGAGATAGAAAGACAGGTTGGGCCTTTAGAGAAGGAATCGAAAAAAGCTGAAGAATATATCGAATATAAATCAGAGTTAAAAGAGATAGAAGTTAATCTTCTAAGTAATAAATATATGAAATTAGAAGAGCAACTAGATCAAGATATTGCTAATAAGCAAAGGCTATCTTATCAGCTTACAGAATCTAAGGCTGCCGTTAATGAATATGACTTAAGAATTGATAAAGAGAAAGAAAGCTTAGAAGAGTTATCAGTCTCTTCTGATAGACAGAAGGATAAGATTTTTGAAGCTAAAAGTAATGTGGAGAGAATAGAAAACAAGTTAGAATTAGCTAGACAACAAAAGAGTAATCTTTTAGACCAAGGAAAAAGGTTAAGAGATGAAATTGTTAAGCTAGAAGATAAAATAGAATTTTTTAGAGAAGAAATCAATAATAAGGATGAGAAAAGAAGAAATTTGCTAGAGACTATCAATGAACAGTCTCTATTGCTAGATGAAAAAGAAGAAGAATTATCTAGTATAAGTATTAAATTGGAAGAAAAATTAAATATAAAGAAAGAATTTCAAGATAATCAATTAAATCAGATTAATAAGATTAATAAGGAAAAACATGAATTAGAAACAGCAAATAGAGAGATTGAAAGGCATAAAAAAGAAATTGCAAAATTAGAAGATAGTAAAAGGGATTTAAAAGTAGAACTTGATGAAATTCAACGGGAAAAAAAATTAAAAGAAGAGAAGCTAACAGAGATAAAGTTGAATTTACAAGAAAATAAAGAGAAGGCTGAAGAAGAGAAGCTAAGTAATAATAAGTTACAACAGGAATTGAATAATTTAAGAGATGAGTATGATGATTTTAAAGATAGGGTTAAATCTAAAGAATCTAGATTAAAAGTTTTAGAAGGAATGGAAGAAAATTATCAAGGATACTATAGGGGCGTTAAAAACTTATTAAAATATGTTAAAGAAAGCAATCAACTACAAGGAGTATGTGGTGTATTGGCTGAATTAATCGATACCCCTAAGGATTATGAAACAGCAATTGAAGTTGCTTTAGGCAGTGCTTTACAGAATATTGTTGTAGAAGATGATAGAGTAGGGAAAAAGGCTATCTCTTATTTGAAGAAGAACAGGGGAGGAAGAGCAACTTTTTTACCTCTTAATTTAGTATCTTCTAGATATTTAAATAGTAGAGAAAAAGATGCTTTAGATATTAATGGAGCTATTGGAGTTGCAAGAGATTTAGTTAGTTTTAGTGATAAATATAAATCAGTTGTTGATAATCTTCTTGGTAGAGTGATTATTGCTAAGGATATAGATGCAGCAGTTAAGATTTCTAAAGCAGCAGATAAAAGAGTAAAAGTGGTAAGTTTAGATGGGGATGTAGTAAACCCTGGTGGTTCGATGACTGGTGGTAGTCGTAATCAGAATAATAATATATTAGGACGTTCGCGTGAGATTGAGGATTTATCTAAAGAAGTTAAAGAGCTTAATATTAAGCTATCCAGGTTAGAGAAAAAAGGTATTGAAAAGAAAGAAAATTTAGTAAAATCAGAAGATTCTTTAACAGGGTTAAATAAGAGAATACATAGTTTAGAAATAGAAGCAACAAATTATTCTAAGGATTATCAGCAAGTAAGTAGAGATTTGATAAGGTTAAAAGATGAAATCAATAATAGAGATAATGAATTAGAAGAACTTAAGGTAAGTATATCTAGTTTAAGAGATAAGATTAAGGTATTGACTCGATCCTTAGATAATTTAACAGATGATGATTCTAATATCAAGGATGTAATTTTTAAGGTGGAAGAAGATATTAAATCTTTAGAAAGTAAAAAAGAAGGGTTATCTAAAGAAATTACAGATTTAAAAGTTAGAATTGCTTCATTGAAGCAAGAAAAAGAGAATATAAGCGAGGAGATTAATTCTAAAGAAAAATCAATTACAGATGCTGAAAATGAAATTAAAAATAAAGAAGAAGAGATAACTCGTTTCAAGCAAAAGGTTGATAGTCTAGATTCTAAGCAAGATGAATTGCTTAAGGAAAAAGAAGAGATGAGCCAAAAGGTTATTAAACTAAAAGAAGATCTAGATAATTTTAGAACAGAATCGAAAAAGATTAAGGCTAAGATTGATGAATATCAGAAAGAATCTAAAGATATTAGAAGCAAGTATGAGAAGGTACAAGAAGAATATAATAAAATTAAAGTAGATTTAGCACAGTTACAAGTTAAATTAGAGAATATTGAAAATAGATTGCAAGAAGAATATGAGTTGGAGGTATATGAAATTACCTCTGAGGTTGAAGAAATTAAAGATTATGATAAAGCAGAGAAGACCATAACTAAGCTTAAAAGGTCAATGAAAAGATTAGAACCAGTAAATTTAGGTGCTATTGAAGAATATGAAACTTTAAGTCAACGATTTAACTTCTTAAAAGAGCAGCATCAAGATTTAGTCGAATCTAAAGAATCTTTGGAAGAGGTAATTGGAGAAATTGAAGAAGAGATGAAAGAAAAGTTTATAAATACTTTTAAGCAAGTTAAAGTAGAGTTTGAAAAGATCTTTACTGATTTATTTGAAGGTGGACAAGCTGAGTTAAACTTAGAAGATGAGGAAGATTTATTAACTACAGGAATAGAAATCAATGCTCAACCGCCAGGGAAGAAGTTACAAAAGTTATCATTGATGTCTGGTGGAGAAAAAGCATTAACAGCAACAGCTTTAATCTTTTCATTACTGAAGGTTAATCCTAGTCCATTTTATGTATTAGATGAGCTTGATGCACCATTAGATGATGCTAATGTTAATAGATTTGCAGAATACTTAAGAAGGCTTTCAGAGATGGCTCAATTTATTGTGATAACTCATAGAAAAGGAACTATGGCAGCAGTTAATGCTTTATATGGTGTTACAATGCAAGAGTCTGGAGTATCTCAATTAGTATCTCTAAATATGGAGGAATTAGAGGAATATGAGGAATAATTAATTTATTAAAATTAATTGAGATTTATGGTTAAAAATCTTTATCATATCTTATAGAAATCATAAATTTGATCTTATAATTATATCTGTAGTTTGAAGCTGTTAGCTTTAAATATTGATTATTAGATAGATAGTATAAGACTTGAAGTTGCATATAGAATTTAATAAAGAGGAAAAATATCCTTTAAAGGAGGTATAGTATGAAAGTAAGAGGAATAGCAAAATTTATAGTAGATAGATTAGTAGATAGAAGTAATCATTTAAGTCAAGGAAGATCAGCAGGAGCAATAGGCTTTATTAATCAAGAAGGATATGTTGATGCTTTAACTGAAATAGTAAATGGAGGAATATCTGGTTTGCCTTATAGACAGATGCTAGCCAAAGTGGCTAAGACTGAAGGTGAATCTTTGCTTGAGTCTATTAACCAGCTTCCTGAAAATGCTGTAATTATTACTACTAACCCAGGGAAAACTGGTATTATTGTAGGTACAGGAGGATTAGATATTTTTAATATCCCTCTAATTAGTATTGGGGTTAAGATGGGAGAATGTGCAGGAGTAGGTATTATATATCCAAAGAAAGAATATTTTGATTTGTCCACTGAGTCTGAAGATATTCAATTACATAGATTAACAGCTAAAACTATGGAGGAAGAACGGGAAATTTTACGAGAGTCTTTTAATTTACAACTAAATTATTTGGATATTTGTAAAGAGTTAAAGCAGATAGATATACCAGAGCAAAAGTTTGACTTAACTAAAATTAATGAAGATGATTGGCAAGTACCAGCTATTGAAGTGAATTCTATTGATAAAGAATTTGCTGAAAGATTGGTTGCTAAATCTACAGAAGTGGAACAAGGTAGAGAAGTAGCAGCAATTGGAGAAATCATAGATGGACATATTGTCCAAAAAGGAGAAATTGTTATTGGGGGGATGGGGTATGTACCTTCTCGAATGTTAGCTTCTAGTTATACTGATATTTCTGGACTTTCTTTAAAAGAAGCTTATACTAAAGTGATTCCCAACAATATTGCAATAGTGCATACTCACCCTGGAGGAACTGGAGTAATGCATATGGGTGATGCTATGGCAGGACCAGGAACTTGGGGAAGACCTGTAATAGCTATCGGCCATGATAAAGATGGAGCTATTAAAGGAGCTACAGTGATTGAACTATTACCTAAGGTAGCTGATTTAGCTGACGAATATGAAGAAGTAGGTCAGAAATATTATGCAGCTGAAACGCCTGAAGAAGAAGCAGAAATTAGAAAGAGACGTTTTGGAATTGCTCAAGAATATACAGACTTATGTAAACCGTTAGAATTGAAATAGATAGGGGGAAAGATTAATGTTAAAAAAGATCTTTGGTTTTGCTAAAAAAAATAAGAAAAAAGAAGAAATAGAAGGGGTTGAAGAAACTACTACAGCCAATGAAATGGTAGAGGAAGATGAAGTAAAAGAAGATGTAATAGATAAAGAAATTGAAAAAGAAGAAAAAGTAGGCTTCTTCTCCAGGCTAAAGAAAGGGTTAACTAAGACTAGAGAAGGATTTGTAGCTCAAGTTGAAAATCTTTTTAGTAAATTTTCTACTATTAATGATGAATTATATGAGGAATTAGAAGAGATTCTTATTCAAGCAGATGTAGGAGTACATACTACAATGAAGTTAGTAGATAACCTGAGAGGTAAGGCTAAGGAAGAAAAGATTAAAGAACTAAAGGAATTGACTAAATTATTCCAAGATCAATTAACTGAAATTCTGACTAAAGGTACTAAAGAGGAAGATAATGATCAGCCTACTATATTAATGGTTGTGGGAGTAAATGGAGCTGGAAAGACAACAACTATCGGTAAGATTGCGCAAAGAACTAAAGAAGCAGGTATGGAAGTTCTGTTAGGTGCTGGAGATACCTTTAGAGCTGCTGCAATTGATCAATTAAAGGTTTGGTCTTCTAGGGTGGGGGTTGACATCATTGCCCACCAAGAGGGATCAGATGCTGCTGCTGTAGCTTATGATGCGGTACAGGCTGCTAAATCAAGAGAAGTAGATCTATTAATTGTAGATACTGCTGGTAGATTACATACCCAATCTAATTTGATGGAAGAGTTAAAAAAGGTTAAAAGAGTAATTAAGCGTGAAGCAGATAATATGGCTGTTGAAGTATTATTGGTATTAGATGCTACAACGGGTCAAAATGCAATTTCTCAAGCTAAATTATTCAATGATGCCGTTGATGTAGATGGTATAGTTCTAACCAAATTAGATGGTACAGCCAAGGGTGGTGTAGTAGTAGCAATTAAAGAAGAGCTAGGTATTCCAATTAAGTTAATTGGTGTTGGTGAGTCTGCAGAAGATTTACAGGATTTTGAGCCAGAATCATTTATTGAAGCCTTATTTGAAGGTGGATTTGAAGAAGAGTAGTTAATTTAGGGTCGGCGATTGCCGGCCTTAAATTTATACCTAAATTTCTTAAAAATTATAAATTTAATTTTAAAATTTTATAGAGGCTTAGTGTTTATATTTCAAATTAAATCTCAGGTTAATTAGGACATGGTATTTTTTAGTAACTGTTAAGTTTAGTCTATATAAGGTTTCATAATCTGGATATTATATGATTTTTAAGTTGGACTTAGTAAACTCTAAAAGATAATTTTATTAAAATACTAAGATATTATTGACAATCCTATAATTGTGTGGTATATTATCATCTGTAAAGTGAAATCCCTTAACAGTGAATGAAGGTGATTTTTTTGTTAAGCATAGATAAGGTAGTTAGAGTTGGAAAGTTATTTAGTTTTTATTCTAGTCTTTTGACAGAAAGGCAGCAGGAGTTTGTTAGATTATATTATCATCATGATCTATCATTAGGTGAAATTGCTGAACAACAAGGGATTAGCCGTCAGGCTGTTTATGACAACTTAAAGCGTTCTGAAGAAGCATTAGAAGAGTATGAAAGCAAATTGAATTTAGTCAAATATTACGATAATATGAAAGATGAATTAGATAGATTAAAGGATTTGTTAGATAATATTGAAGCTGAACTAAAAGATAAAGAGTCAAAAGAGTTAAAAGGTATTTTATCTAGATTACAAGCCTACCAAGAGGGGGAATTGATGTGATCTTTGAAGGATTAGCCGATAAGTTACAAAATGCTTTTGATAAACTAAAAGGAAAAGGTAAGTTATCAGAAAAGGATGTAAAAACTGCATTAAGAGAAGTAAAATTGGCTTTATTAGAAGCAGATGTAAATTTTAAAGTTGTAAAGAAATTTGTTAAAAAGATAGAAGAAAGAGCTGTGGGGCATGAAGTACTAGATAGCTTAACTCCTGCTCAGCAAGTAATTAAGGTAGTTAATGAAGAATTGACTGATCTGATGGGGGGTAGTCAAAGTAAAATTACTTTTGCTTCTAACCCACCAACAGTTATTATGATGGCTGGTTTACAAGGGGCAGGTAAAACTACTACTGTTGGTAAGTTAGCCAAACTTTTGAAAAAACAAGGGAAAAATCCTTTATTAGTAGCTGGTGATATTTATAGACCGGCAGCTATTAAGCAACTACAGGTCTTAGGTGAAAGGGTAGATCAACCAGTATTCAGCATGGGAGATAAGCAAGATCCTGTCGATATTGCTAAAGCTGCTATCAGTAATGCTGAATCTAATGGCCATGATGTAGTAATTATAGATACTGCTGGACGATTGCATATAGATGAAGAGTTAATGGATGAATTAAAAAATGTTAAAAAGGCAGTAAAACCTCATGAAATATTACTTGTTGTTGATTCTATGACTGGGCAAGATGCTGTAAATGTAGCACAAAGCTTTGATGAAGCTTTAGGAATTGATGGAGTTGTTTTAACAAAATTAGATGGTGATGCTCGTGGTGGTGCTGCATTATCTATTAGCTCAGTAACTGGTAAAGCAATTAAATTTGGAGGTTTTGGAGAGAAGTTAGATGATTTAAAACCTTTCCATCCAGATCGAATGGCTTCTAGAATTTTAGGGATGGGAGATGTTTTAACTTTAATTGAGAAAGCTGAAGAGCAATTTGATGCTAAGAAGGCTAAAGAGCTTGAAGAAAAATTAAGAAAACAAGAGTTTACTTTTGAGGATTTTTTAGATCAAATGAATCAAGTAAGAAATATGGGACCTTTAGATGAACTATTAGGCATGATCCCTGGTGTAGGTAAACAACTTAAGGGATTGAAGATGGATGAAGGTGAATTAGATAAAATTGAAGCAATTATTAATTCAATGACTATTGATGAACGTCGTCATCCAGAGATTATTAATGGAAGTAGACGGCGTAGAATTGCCGATGGAAGTGGAACCACTGTTCAAGATATAAATCGTTTGTTAAAGCAATTTAAACAGACCAGAAAGATGATGAAACAGATGGGGGATATGACGAAAGGATTAGGTGGCGGTGGATTAAAAGGCAAATTTAAGCTACCTTTTATGTAAAATAGTTTTGAGTTACTAGTTATTGTTAAATAGTAATTAGTAAATTAAATATATTAAATTATAAATTATTACTCACAAGGAGGTGAAAGTTAATGGCAGTAAAAATTAGATTAAGAAGAATGGGATCTAAAAGAAATCCTTTTTATAGATTAGTTGTTGCTGATTCTCGTAAGCCTAGAGATGGAAGATTTATTGAAGAACTTGGATATTACAATCCTACAACTGATCCAGAAACAGTTAAACTAGATGAAGAGTCTGCATTAAAATGGTTAAGCAATGGAGCACAACCTTCTAATACTGTTAGAAATATCTTGAGTCGTCAAGGAATTATGAAAAAGTTTGATGAAATGAAGAAATAAGGGTGTTAAGCTAAAATTGGAGGTGCTCCCTTTGAAGAAGGTATTGGAAACAATTGCGAAGAATATTGTGGACAATCCTAAGGAAGTTAGAGTAAAAGAAAAAGAAGATGGTCAGGCTGTAATTTTAGAGTTAAGTGTTGCTGATGAAGATATGGGTAAGGTCATTGGCAAAAGAGGAAGAGTTGCTAAAGCTATTAGAACCATAATAACAGCTTCAGCAATTAAGGCTAACAAAAAGGTTACAGTAGAAATTGTAGATTGATTATTATAAAAAGGCTAGAGTTTTAACTCTAGCCTTTTACTAATTTATAGTCTGTAGGGGTATAATAAAGAGAGGTGAAAATTATGACATCAGATATGATTATCATTGGGGAGATAATTCGTCATCAAGGAAATAAAGGTGAAGTTAGGGTTAAACCACTAACTGACTTTTTAGAGAGGTTTGAGCAATTAGACAGTGTTTATTTAATTAAGAACGGAGATAAAAAAGAGGTCTATATAGAAGATGTATGGTATCATAAACAATTTATTATCTTAAAATTTGAAGGCTTTGATGAGATTGGACAAGCTATTGACCATAAAGGTTACTTGATTCAAATAGCAGAAGAAGATAAAGTAGAGTTATCCGCAGATAATTATTATGTTGAAGATGTAATAGGGCTTGAAGTTTATACTGATAAAGGTGAATATTTAGGGATTGTTAATGAAATTTTAGAGACAGGTGCAAATGATGTATATATAGTTAAGGATGAGGAAACAGAGTTATTGTTACCAGCTATAAAAGATGTTATATTAGATATTGATCTATCGACTGAAAGAATGAAGGTTAAACTATTACCAGGATTAAGGTAAGGTGATAAGATGAAATTTGATATATTAACTCTATTCCCTGAGATGTTTTCTAGTGTATTAAATTCTAGCATTTTGAATAAAGCTCAGGAAAAAGATTTAATTGATATAAATACAATAAATATACGTGATTACACAACTGATAAACATAATCAAGCTGATGATTATCCTTATGGTGGAGGGGCTGGAATGGTAATGAAAGCAGAACCTATCTTT encodes:
- the ylxM gene encoding YlxM family DNA-binding protein, which gives rise to MIFLLSIDKVVRVGKLFSFYSSLLTERQQEFVRLYYHHDLSLGEIAEQQGISRQAVYDNLKRSEEALEEYESKLNLVKYYDNMKDELDRLKDLLDNIEAELKDKESKELKGILSRLQAYQEGELM
- the smc gene encoding chromosome segregation protein SMC, which translates into the protein MFLKNITIKGFKSFANKVKVDFEPAITGVIGPNGSGKSNISDAIRWVLGEQSAKTLRGAKMEDVIFAGSSKRRALGIAEVTLTLDNRDGSLPIEYKEVTVGRRVSRSGESDYLINNNQCRLKDIKELFMDTGVGKDAYSIIGQGKVETILSENSTDRRELFEEAAGISKHKSRKEEAEKKLDSTEQKLQRIEDIVREIERQVGPLEKESKKAEEYIEYKSELKEIEVNLLSNKYMKLEEQLDQDIANKQRLSYQLTESKAAVNEYDLRIDKEKESLEELSVSSDRQKDKIFEAKSNVERIENKLELARQQKSNLLDQGKRLRDEIVKLEDKIEFFREEINNKDEKRRNLLETINEQSLLLDEKEEELSSISIKLEEKLNIKKEFQDNQLNQINKINKEKHELETANREIERHKKEIAKLEDSKRDLKVELDEIQREKKLKEEKLTEIKLNLQENKEKAEEEKLSNNKLQQELNNLRDEYDDFKDRVKSKESRLKVLEGMEENYQGYYRGVKNLLKYVKESNQLQGVCGVLAELIDTPKDYETAIEVALGSALQNIVVEDDRVGKKAISYLKKNRGGRATFLPLNLVSSRYLNSREKDALDINGAIGVARDLVSFSDKYKSVVDNLLGRVIIAKDIDAAVKISKAADKRVKVVSLDGDVVNPGGSMTGGSRNQNNNILGRSREIEDLSKEVKELNIKLSRLEKKGIEKKENLVKSEDSLTGLNKRIHSLEIEATNYSKDYQQVSRDLIRLKDEINNRDNELEELKVSISSLRDKIKVLTRSLDNLTDDDSNIKDVIFKVEEDIKSLESKKEGLSKEITDLKVRIASLKQEKENISEEINSKEKSITDAENEIKNKEEEITRFKQKVDSLDSKQDELLKEKEEMSQKVIKLKEDLDNFRTESKKIKAKIDEYQKESKDIRSKYEKVQEEYNKIKVDLAQLQVKLENIENRLQEEYELEVYEITSEVEEIKDYDKAEKTITKLKRSMKRLEPVNLGAIEEYETLSQRFNFLKEQHQDLVESKESLEEVIGEIEEEMKEKFINTFKQVKVEFEKIFTDLFEGGQAELNLEDEEDLLTTGIEINAQPPGKKLQKLSLMSGGEKALTATALIFSLLKVNPSPFYVLDELDAPLDDANVNRFAEYLRRLSEMAQFIVITHRKGTMAAVNALYGVTMQESGVSQLVSLNMEELEEYEE
- the ffh gene encoding signal recognition particle protein translates to MIFEGLADKLQNAFDKLKGKGKLSEKDVKTALREVKLALLEADVNFKVVKKFVKKIEERAVGHEVLDSLTPAQQVIKVVNEELTDLMGGSQSKITFASNPPTVIMMAGLQGAGKTTTVGKLAKLLKKQGKNPLLVAGDIYRPAAIKQLQVLGERVDQPVFSMGDKQDPVDIAKAAISNAESNGHDVVIIDTAGRLHIDEELMDELKNVKKAVKPHEILLVVDSMTGQDAVNVAQSFDEALGIDGVVLTKLDGDARGGAALSISSVTGKAIKFGGFGEKLDDLKPFHPDRMASRILGMGDVLTLIEKAEEQFDAKKAKELEEKLRKQEFTFEDFLDQMNQVRNMGPLDELLGMIPGVGKQLKGLKMDEGELDKIEAIINSMTIDERRHPEIINGSRRRRIADGSGTTVQDINRLLKQFKQTRKMMKQMGDMTKGLGGGGLKGKFKLPFM
- the ftsY gene encoding signal recognition particle-docking protein FtsY; the protein is MLKKIFGFAKKNKKKEEIEGVEETTTANEMVEEDEVKEDVIDKEIEKEEKVGFFSRLKKGLTKTREGFVAQVENLFSKFSTINDELYEELEEILIQADVGVHTTMKLVDNLRGKAKEEKIKELKELTKLFQDQLTEILTKGTKEEDNDQPTILMVVGVNGAGKTTTIGKIAQRTKEAGMEVLLGAGDTFRAAAIDQLKVWSSRVGVDIIAHQEGSDAAAVAYDAVQAAKSREVDLLIVDTAGRLHTQSNLMEELKKVKRVIKREADNMAVEVLLVLDATTGQNAISQAKLFNDAVDVDGIVLTKLDGTAKGGVVVAIKEELGIPIKLIGVGESAEDLQDFEPESFIEALFEGGFEEE
- the rpsP gene encoding 30S ribosomal protein S16, yielding MAVKIRLRRMGSKRNPFYRLVVADSRKPRDGRFIEELGYYNPTTDPETVKLDEESALKWLSNGAQPSNTVRNILSRQGIMKKFDEMKK